The following are encoded together in the Perca flavescens isolate YP-PL-M2 chromosome 22, PFLA_1.0, whole genome shotgun sequence genome:
- the LOC114549476 gene encoding ras-related protein Rab-18: MEDDTLTTLKILIIGESGVGKSSLLLRFTDDTFDPEQAATIGVDFKVKTITVDGNKAKLAIWDTAGQERFRTLTPSYYRGAQGVILVYDVTRRETFAKLDNWLNELETYCTRNDLVKMLVGNKIDKENHELDRAEGLKFARKHSMLFIEASAKTRDGVQCAFEELVEKIIQTPGLWQSESHGRGVQLSDEDAGGGGCGGYCSLV, from the exons ATGGAAGACGATACGCTAACGACTCTGAAAATATTGATAATAGGAGAGAGTGGTGTTGGGAAGTCCAG CCTGCTCTTGAGATTCACAGATGACACATTTGACCCAGAGCAGGCAGCAACAATAG GTGTGGACTTCAAAGTGAAAACCATTACTGTGGACGGTAACAAGGCAAAGCTGGCAATATGG gaCACTGCAGGACAGGAGCGCTTCCGAACCCTGACGCCTAGCTACTACCGCGGTGCCCAGGGAGTCATCCTGG TGTACGATGTCACACGACGGGAAACCTTTGCCAAGCTCGACAACTGGCTCAACGAGCTGGAGACGTACTGTACGAGGAACGACCTCGTGAAAATGCTCGTGGGAAATAAAATCGATAAG GAAAACCACGAGCTAGACAGGGCCGAAGGGCTGAAGTTCGCACGAAAACATTCCATGCTTTTTATAG AGGCGAGTGCCAAGACCAGAGACGGTGTTCAGTGTGCATTTGAGGAGCTGGTGGAGAAGATAATCCAGACGCCCGGCTTATGGCAGAGCGAGAGCCACGGCCGAGGAGTCCAGCTCAGCGACGAGGACGCCGGAGGTGGAGGCTGCGGTGGCTACTGCTCCCTGGTCtag